One Rosa chinensis cultivar Old Blush chromosome 5, RchiOBHm-V2, whole genome shotgun sequence genomic region harbors:
- the LOC112167222 gene encoding probable disease resistance protein At1g61300 isoform X2, giving the protein MEFFEISVAIIVVIVTWSCKAIIKWIWTLVKRWFSYMVGWSEDNQILVDMDASASLSSSSTDRRCKHHVFLSFRGPDARKGIAFEVYNRLQGRGIKTFKDDRDLEVGDAISSTLIAAIEESRFAIVVLSRDYASSTWCLEELAKICECMKDQNRILPLFYNVEPSDVRFQKKSFKEAFDKHVTSGRHRSEKVKQWRDALNKVAGFSGWNMQDYNSERELVDAIVYFVYSKIESTLSTGDFEAFEATKKAMDEVMEGLQDDEVTATAVYGMGGVGKTTMVKEVGAQFRKSGVFHRVIMGVVSKNPDSKNLQDTLAEQLGFKLWQETEIGRAAWLHEEIMRREKLLIILDDVWERTDLSKIGIPSYKELQKCKSKVILTTRISNVCHTMECQRKITLNILSEQDSWKLFMSKARQSFESTEFKDIARKVAGECKGLPVALIAVARALGDKDLAEWEKAAQRLQKSQRANPDDKGDVFECIKLSYDHLKDEDHKSCFLLCCLYPEDHDIRLGNLFKYAIGTGLFRRDAVTIEEARGIADSAVKYLKASSLLLDSEKNGCVKMHDVIRDTALNIAKSKDGHEFLVKAGYGLKHWPCGSHQGYSAISLMRNEIHKLPEEELVGISDAKYIPKTVEAKPDWDYFHISIIGRHASIKHTGRNHNSRSLFLNGATMSTLPDWFINAVTKKTEKLEYMSCKGMSDILMEHDHGRLHKLKHLKVWDYFLDSSVCLKELMNTTRRVQKGPVFEKLEELHLIHLIHLEELCVGELPPGSLSNLKELHIFFCNILKNVSKLVQRLPNLEKLDLNCLYNLEYVFVSEGFEPKESKMREIYLSGPCSVKSICSGPAPRVMFESLKLLTFYRCELLQSLFASDVAKCLDQLEDLFVEQCPLLERVIEAANNKKTVFPKMKNLVLKNLPLLYGASATVDIECPSLELLTVVDCAQISFSTTSSLFHSFESRNQFSFSTSASNYFGSTTPVQLNDPQLYQFVHDRCRSISGFQS; this is encoded by the exons ATGGAGTTCTTCGAG ATATCGGTGGCGATTATCGTGGTAATTGTGACATGGAGTTGCAAGGCCATTATTAAGTGGATATGGACTCTAGTGAAGCGTTGGTTCAGTTATATGGTCGGATGGTCGGAGGATAATCAAATATTGGTTGACATGGATGCCTCtgcatctctttcttcttcatcaacgGATCGTCGGTGTAAGCATCATGTGTTTTTGAGTTTCAGGGGTCCTGACGCTCGCAAGGGTATCGCATTTGAAGTATACAATCGACTGCAGGGGAGGGGAATTAAAACATTCAAGGATGATCGAGATCTTGAAGTAGGGGATGCTATTTCTTCCACTCTAATAGCAGCAATTGAAGAATCAAGGTTTGCAATTGTTGTTCTCTCGCGAGACTACGCTTCTTCTACTTGGTGTTTGGAGGAACTTGCAAAGATCTGTGAGTGCATGAAAGACCAGAACAGAATTCTTCCACTTTTCTATAATGTGGAACCCTCTGATGTACGATTTCAGAAGAAGAGTTTCAAAGAAGCTTTTGATAAGCATGTAACCTCTGGGCGACACAGATCGGAGAAGGTGAAGCAATGGAGAGATGCTTTAAACAAAGTGGCCGGTTTCTCTGGCTGGAATATGCAGGATTATAA TTCTGAGAGAGAACTTGTGGACGCAATTGTGTATTTTGTGTACAGTAAAATTGAGTCCACATTGTCCACCGGAGATTTTGAAGCATTTGAAGCAACAAAAAAAGCCATGGATGAGGTTATGGAGGGGCTACAAGATGACGAGGTCACCGCAACGGCGGTCTACGGAATGGGCGGCGTTGGCAAGACAACCATGGTGAAAGAAGTCGGTGCACAATTCAGAAAAAGTGGGGTGTTTCATCGTGTCATTATGGGTGTCGTTTCAAAAAATCCTGATTCCAAAAACCTTCAGGACACATTGGCAGAGCAGTTGGGCTTCAAATTGTGGCAGGAGACAGAAATTGGAAGAGCTGCTTGGTTGCATGAAGAGATAATGAGAAGAGAAAAACTCCTTATAATCTTGGACGATGTTTGGGAGAGAACAGACTTGTCAAAGATAGGGATTCCCAGCTACAAGGAGCTTCAAAAGTGCAAATCCAAAGTCATACTCACCACAAGGATATCGAATGTCTGTCATACCATGGAGTGCCAAAGAAAGATCACCCTCAATATCTTATCAGAAcaagattcttggaaattgtttaTGTCAAAAGCAAGACAGTCTTTTGAATCGACCGAATTCAAAGATATAGCAAGGAAGGTAGCTGGAGAATGTAAGGGTCTTCCAGTTGCATTGATAGCAGTTGCAAGGGCACTAGGAGATAAAGACCTAGCAGAATGGGAAAAAGCAGCTCAACGGCTACAGAAGTCACAACGTGCCAACCCTGACGATAAGGGAGATGTGTTCGAATGTATAAAATTAAGCTATGATCACTTGAAAGATGAGGACCACAAGTCATGCTTCTTGCTCTGTTGCCTATACCCAGAAGACCATGACATCCGACTAGGAAACTTATTCAAGTATGCAATCGGGACAGGATTGTTTCGACGAGATGCCGTTACAATCGAAGAAGCCAGAGGAATAGCAGATTCAGCGGTCAAGTACCTGAAAGCTTCAAGCTTGCTTTTGGATAGCGAGAAAAATGGATGTGTAAAGATGCATGATGTCATCCGGGATACAGCCCTGAATATTGCAAAATCTAAAGATGGGCACGAGTTTCTGGTAAAAGCTGGCTATGGATTAAAGCATTGGCCATGTGGATCACATCAAGGCTACTCTGCAATCTCACTAATGAGGAACGAAATTCACAAGCTGCCCGAAGAAGAGTTG GTTGGAATATCTGATGCAAAATACATCCCTAAAACTGTTGAGGCCAAACCAGATTGGGATTACTTCCATATAAGTATCATCGGCAGACACGCCTCCATTAAACACACAGGAAGAAACCATAATTCAagatctttgtttcttaatgGAGCAACCATGAGTACCTTGCCTGATTGGTTTATCAACGCGGTGACAAAGAAAACAGAGAAGCTAGAGTACATGAGCTGCAAAGGGATGAGTGACATTCTTATGGAACATGACCATGGAAGGTTACATAAACTCAAGCATCTCAAAGTATGGGATTATTTTCTTGATTCCTCTGTGTGCTTGAAAGAGTTGATGAACACAACAAGACGAGTTCAAAAAGGACCAGTGTTTGAGAAGTTGGAAGAGTTGCATCTGATACATCTGATCCACCTTGAGGAGTTGTGTGTTGGCGAGTTACCACCTGGGTCTCTCTCGAATCTGAAGGAAttgcatatttttttttgtaatatctTGAAGAATGTATCAAAATTGGTACAGAGACTACCAAATCTGGAGAAACTAGATTTAAATTGTTTGTATAATTTGGAATATGTCTTTGTATCGGAAGGGTTTGAGCCGAAAGAATCAAAAATGAGAGAGATATATTTGTCGGGTCCATGTTCAGTGAAGAGCATTTGTAGTGGTCCTGCCCCACGCGTAATGTTCGAGAGTCTTAAACTTTTGACCTTTTACCGTTGCGAGTTGCTGCAAAGTCTCTTCGCATCTGATGTAGCTAAGTGTCTTGATCAATTGGAAGACCTTTTTGTAGAGCAGTGCCCTTTGTTGGAAAGAGTAATTGAAGCAGCGAACAACAAGAAGACGGTTTTTCCAAAAATGAAGAACTTGGTTTTGAAGAATCTTCCTCTGTTGTATGGTGCAAGTGCTACTGTTGATATTGAGTGTCcttcattggaactcttgactGTGGTGGATTGCGCCCAGATTTCATTTTCAAccacttcctctctcttccaCTCCTTCGAAAGCAGGAACCAGTTTTCATTTTCAACCTCTGCTTCTAACTACTTTGGCAGCACGACCCCAGTCCAACTCAATGATCCACAACTGTACCAATTTGTACATGACAG ATGCAGGAGTATATCTGGTTTCCAATCGTGA
- the LOC112167222 gene encoding probable disease resistance protein At4g27220 isoform X1 encodes MEFFEISVAIIVVIVTWSCKAIIKWIWTLVKRWFSYMVGWSEDNQILVDMDASASLSSSSTDRRCKHHVFLSFRGPDARKGIAFEVYNRLQGRGIKTFKDDRDLEVGDAISSTLIAAIEESRFAIVVLSRDYASSTWCLEELAKICECMKDQNRILPLFYNVEPSDVRFQKKSFKEAFDKHVTSGRHRSEKVKQWRDALNKVAGFSGWNMQDYNSERELVDAIVYFVYSKIESTLSTGDFEAFEATKKAMDEVMEGLQDDEVTATAVYGMGGVGKTTMVKEVGAQFRKSGVFHRVIMGVVSKNPDSKNLQDTLAEQLGFKLWQETEIGRAAWLHEEIMRREKLLIILDDVWERTDLSKIGIPSYKELQKCKSKVILTTRISNVCHTMECQRKITLNILSEQDSWKLFMSKARQSFESTEFKDIARKVAGECKGLPVALIAVARALGDKDLAEWEKAAQRLQKSQRANPDDKGDVFECIKLSYDHLKDEDHKSCFLLCCLYPEDHDIRLGNLFKYAIGTGLFRRDAVTIEEARGIADSAVKYLKASSLLLDSEKNGCVKMHDVIRDTALNIAKSKDGHEFLVKAGYGLKHWPCGSHQGYSAISLMRNEIHKLPEEELVCPNLQILLLKHNHYLTEIPEKFFGQNLNELRLLDLSRTRISSLPKSFSLLTNLQALYLDVCEKLIDISIVGKLKKLEILSMREYHGRELSREIGHLTNLRILDVNGFWGSGMVTIPSKVISKLHKLEELYMVYCGFDNWGCETEGQGEETNIGFDELAGLSNLKILQVGISDAKYIPKTVEAKPDWDYFHISIIGRHASIKHTGRNHNSRSLFLNGATMSTLPDWFINAVTKKTEKLEYMSCKGMSDILMEHDHGRLHKLKHLKVWDYFLDSSVCLKELMNTTRRVQKGPVFEKLEELHLIHLIHLEELCVGELPPGSLSNLKELHIFFCNILKNVSKLVQRLPNLEKLDLNCLYNLEYVFVSEGFEPKESKMREIYLSGPCSVKSICSGPAPRVMFESLKLLTFYRCELLQSLFASDVAKCLDQLEDLFVEQCPLLERVIEAANNKKTVFPKMKNLVLKNLPLLYGASATVDIECPSLELLTVVDCAQISFSTTSSLFHSFESRNQFSFSTSASNYFGSTTPVQLNDPQLYQFVHDRCRSISGFQS; translated from the exons ATGGAGTTCTTCGAG ATATCGGTGGCGATTATCGTGGTAATTGTGACATGGAGTTGCAAGGCCATTATTAAGTGGATATGGACTCTAGTGAAGCGTTGGTTCAGTTATATGGTCGGATGGTCGGAGGATAATCAAATATTGGTTGACATGGATGCCTCtgcatctctttcttcttcatcaacgGATCGTCGGTGTAAGCATCATGTGTTTTTGAGTTTCAGGGGTCCTGACGCTCGCAAGGGTATCGCATTTGAAGTATACAATCGACTGCAGGGGAGGGGAATTAAAACATTCAAGGATGATCGAGATCTTGAAGTAGGGGATGCTATTTCTTCCACTCTAATAGCAGCAATTGAAGAATCAAGGTTTGCAATTGTTGTTCTCTCGCGAGACTACGCTTCTTCTACTTGGTGTTTGGAGGAACTTGCAAAGATCTGTGAGTGCATGAAAGACCAGAACAGAATTCTTCCACTTTTCTATAATGTGGAACCCTCTGATGTACGATTTCAGAAGAAGAGTTTCAAAGAAGCTTTTGATAAGCATGTAACCTCTGGGCGACACAGATCGGAGAAGGTGAAGCAATGGAGAGATGCTTTAAACAAAGTGGCCGGTTTCTCTGGCTGGAATATGCAGGATTATAA TTCTGAGAGAGAACTTGTGGACGCAATTGTGTATTTTGTGTACAGTAAAATTGAGTCCACATTGTCCACCGGAGATTTTGAAGCATTTGAAGCAACAAAAAAAGCCATGGATGAGGTTATGGAGGGGCTACAAGATGACGAGGTCACCGCAACGGCGGTCTACGGAATGGGCGGCGTTGGCAAGACAACCATGGTGAAAGAAGTCGGTGCACAATTCAGAAAAAGTGGGGTGTTTCATCGTGTCATTATGGGTGTCGTTTCAAAAAATCCTGATTCCAAAAACCTTCAGGACACATTGGCAGAGCAGTTGGGCTTCAAATTGTGGCAGGAGACAGAAATTGGAAGAGCTGCTTGGTTGCATGAAGAGATAATGAGAAGAGAAAAACTCCTTATAATCTTGGACGATGTTTGGGAGAGAACAGACTTGTCAAAGATAGGGATTCCCAGCTACAAGGAGCTTCAAAAGTGCAAATCCAAAGTCATACTCACCACAAGGATATCGAATGTCTGTCATACCATGGAGTGCCAAAGAAAGATCACCCTCAATATCTTATCAGAAcaagattcttggaaattgtttaTGTCAAAAGCAAGACAGTCTTTTGAATCGACCGAATTCAAAGATATAGCAAGGAAGGTAGCTGGAGAATGTAAGGGTCTTCCAGTTGCATTGATAGCAGTTGCAAGGGCACTAGGAGATAAAGACCTAGCAGAATGGGAAAAAGCAGCTCAACGGCTACAGAAGTCACAACGTGCCAACCCTGACGATAAGGGAGATGTGTTCGAATGTATAAAATTAAGCTATGATCACTTGAAAGATGAGGACCACAAGTCATGCTTCTTGCTCTGTTGCCTATACCCAGAAGACCATGACATCCGACTAGGAAACTTATTCAAGTATGCAATCGGGACAGGATTGTTTCGACGAGATGCCGTTACAATCGAAGAAGCCAGAGGAATAGCAGATTCAGCGGTCAAGTACCTGAAAGCTTCAAGCTTGCTTTTGGATAGCGAGAAAAATGGATGTGTAAAGATGCATGATGTCATCCGGGATACAGCCCTGAATATTGCAAAATCTAAAGATGGGCACGAGTTTCTGGTAAAAGCTGGCTATGGATTAAAGCATTGGCCATGTGGATCACATCAAGGCTACTCTGCAATCTCACTAATGAGGAACGAAATTCACAAGCTGCCCGAAGAAGAGTTGGTATGTCCAAATCTCCAGATTTTATTACTAAAACATAACCATTATTTAACCGAGATCCCAGAAAAgttttttggtcaaaatctGAATGAATTAAGGCTCTTGGATCTTAGCAGAACTAGAATTTCCTCTCTACCCAAATCATTCAGCCTCCTTACCAACCTCCAAGCTTTGTATTTAGATGTTTGCGAGAAATTAATTGACATTTCTATAGTGGGAAAACTGAAGAAGCTTGAAATTCTTAGTATGAGGGAATATCATGGGAGGGAATTGTCGAGAGAAATAGGACATTTGACCAATCTAAGGATTTTGGATGTCAATGGCTTTTGGGGTAGCGGTATGGTCACAATTCCATCTAAAGTGATATCAAAGTTGCATAAATTAGAAGAATTGTACATGGTGTACTGTGGATTTGATAACTGGGGGTGTGAAACTGAGGGACAAGGAGAAGAAACCAATATTGGGTTTGATGAGTTAGCTGGTTTATCAAATTTGAAAATATTGCAGGTTGGAATATCTGATGCAAAATACATCCCTAAAACTGTTGAGGCCAAACCAGATTGGGATTACTTCCATATAAGTATCATCGGCAGACACGCCTCCATTAAACACACAGGAAGAAACCATAATTCAagatctttgtttcttaatgGAGCAACCATGAGTACCTTGCCTGATTGGTTTATCAACGCGGTGACAAAGAAAACAGAGAAGCTAGAGTACATGAGCTGCAAAGGGATGAGTGACATTCTTATGGAACATGACCATGGAAGGTTACATAAACTCAAGCATCTCAAAGTATGGGATTATTTTCTTGATTCCTCTGTGTGCTTGAAAGAGTTGATGAACACAACAAGACGAGTTCAAAAAGGACCAGTGTTTGAGAAGTTGGAAGAGTTGCATCTGATACATCTGATCCACCTTGAGGAGTTGTGTGTTGGCGAGTTACCACCTGGGTCTCTCTCGAATCTGAAGGAAttgcatatttttttttgtaatatctTGAAGAATGTATCAAAATTGGTACAGAGACTACCAAATCTGGAGAAACTAGATTTAAATTGTTTGTATAATTTGGAATATGTCTTTGTATCGGAAGGGTTTGAGCCGAAAGAATCAAAAATGAGAGAGATATATTTGTCGGGTCCATGTTCAGTGAAGAGCATTTGTAGTGGTCCTGCCCCACGCGTAATGTTCGAGAGTCTTAAACTTTTGACCTTTTACCGTTGCGAGTTGCTGCAAAGTCTCTTCGCATCTGATGTAGCTAAGTGTCTTGATCAATTGGAAGACCTTTTTGTAGAGCAGTGCCCTTTGTTGGAAAGAGTAATTGAAGCAGCGAACAACAAGAAGACGGTTTTTCCAAAAATGAAGAACTTGGTTTTGAAGAATCTTCCTCTGTTGTATGGTGCAAGTGCTACTGTTGATATTGAGTGTCcttcattggaactcttgactGTGGTGGATTGCGCCCAGATTTCATTTTCAAccacttcctctctcttccaCTCCTTCGAAAGCAGGAACCAGTTTTCATTTTCAACCTCTGCTTCTAACTACTTTGGCAGCACGACCCCAGTCCAACTCAATGATCCACAACTGTACCAATTTGTACATGACAG ATGCAGGAGTATATCTGGTTTCCAATCGTGA